Proteins encoded within one genomic window of Mya arenaria isolate MELC-2E11 chromosome 13, ASM2691426v1:
- the LOC128213273 gene encoding DNA-binding protein RFX2-like isoform X1: protein MDGMFDSDDEVPDLDLMATPTFVTDLQAMNPTVVQVHQVNQNSKSPVTSHSAQGQKTATIIQSTHGTQQQFIVTSSVAEALTEQNASNQENIINQAGQVYPAHVQYVDGNDPSIYASTNGQMVRWNNEGQYGTEYTGQTAVYNASTGTYYQTGAGQVATGISNMGMMQGHILTQQGGNTYLIQGGTMDGEGTPLTHTTRASPATDELYNRSQEQSALARYASSLEGKGSSVNLDVPSLKSGVQWLMDNYETADGVSLPRSTLYNHYLRHCQEQNLDPMNPASFGKLIRSVFLGLRTRRLGTRGNSKYHYYGIRIKANSPLNQFTDDQTMPMRQQPLYQGKKFRPKSEGGEGGYGGGETEHQPPTQQQQHQQFLGDASTAIPNFGEIEVTSLPMPEGITMDHLMIFQKMYREHAEAIVDVVVNLQFSLIEALWQGFWRNQSLDTGPDNDYERRLPRDKLYLMCKYEPIQNYVRKSDYMFYQALVEVLIPDVLRPIPSSLTQAIRNFAKSLENWLKSSMGNVPEEMVQTKLGAVSAFAQTLRRYTSLNHLAQAARAVLQNTSQINQMLTDLNRVDFANVQEQASWVCQCDDSVVQQLEQDFKKTLQAQNSLEQWAIWLESVVNQVLKPHEGSPNFPKAARQFLLKWSFYSSMVIRDLTLRSAASFGSFHLIRLLYDEYMFYLVEHKVASATGETPIAVMGEVGIFVDLSSAVAMSLSEADTEKLIAPPTNKFTATPTFKATPTLLQAPLGKTMGGATSLIARTTAENIGANSGATTLMVLTTSSVSTANHNGGLNIAMAGGNPGTLSVKTATSTGGVGGAKTIVVMPVSNSFASGDGATAKRFKIE, encoded by the exons ATGGATGGAATGT TTGACTCTGATGACGAGGTGCCTGACCTTGACTTGATGGCCACACCGACCTTTGTGACTGACCTACAAGCCATGAATCCTACTGTCGTACAAGTGCACCAGGTTAACCAG AACTCTAAGTCTCCCGTGACAAGCCATTCAGCCCAGGGCCAGAAGACAGCCACCATTATACAGTCCACACACGGAACTCAGCAGCAGTTCATCGTCACAT CTTCAGTGGCGGAGGCGCTGACTGAGCAGAATGCAAGCAACCAGGAGAACATTATCAACCAGGCCGGCCAGGTGTACCCCGCACATGTTCAGTACGTAGATGGAAATGATCCAAGTATCTACGCATCTACAAACGGTCAAAT GGTCCGCTGGAACAATGAAGG acaaTATGGTACGGAGTACACCGGGCAGACGGCCGTTTACAATGCCTCAACAGGAACTTACTATCAAACAGGAGCCGGACAG GTTGCCACGGGGATCTCTAACATGGGAATGATGCAGGGACACATCCTGACGCAACAGGGTGGCAACACGTACCTGATCCAGGGGGGCACGATGGACGGGGAGGGAACCCCCCTCACCCACACCACTCGTGCCTCACCCGCTACG GATGAGTTGTACAACAGAAGTCAAGAA CAGTCGGCTCTGGCGCGGTATGCCAGCAGCCTCGAGGGAAAAGGTAGCTCTGTAAACCTTGACGTTCCATCACTCAAGAGCGGG GTCCAATGGCTGATGGACAATTACGAGACAGCTGATGGAGTGAGCCTCCCCCGGAGCACACTATACAACCACTACCTGCGCCACTGCCAGGAACAAAACCTTGACCCAATGAACCCTGCGTCCTTCGGCAAGCTCATACGCTCTGTGTTTCTTGGCCTGAGGACAAGGCGTCTTGGCACTAG GGGAAATTCAAAATACCACTATTACGGAATTCGGATCAAAGCAAACTCACCACTCAACCAGTTTACAGATGATCAAACTATGCCAATGCGGCAGCAACCTCTTTATCAGGGTAAAAA GTTCAGGCCAAAGTCAGAGGGAGGGGAGGGAGGTTATGGGGGTGGGGAAACTGAGCACCAACCTCCCACACAGCAACAACAGCACCAACAGTTCCTGGGCGATGCCTCCACTGCCATACCAAACTTTGGGGAGATAGAAGTCACCTCGCTGCCTATGCCCGAGGGCATCACAATGGACCACCTCATGATATTCCAGAAAATGTACAGAGAACACGCTGAG GCCATAGTTGATGTTGTGGTCAATCTACAGTTCTCACTGATCGAGGCTCTGTGGCAGGGCTTCTGGCGTAACCAGTCACTTGACACTGGCCCAGATAACGACTACGAGCGCCGACTGCCACGTGACAAGCTCTACTTGATGTGTAAATACGAACCCATACAGAACTATGTGAGGAAGTCAGACTATATGTTCTATCAGGCCCTGGTGGAAGTCCTCATTCCAGATGTGCTAAGACCCATACCTA GTTCCCTAACACAGGCCATCCGAAACTTTGCTAAGAGCCTTGAAAACTGGCTCAAGAGTTCCATGGGAAATGTGCCGGAGGAAATGGTTCAAACTAAA CTTGGAGCAGTGAGTGCCTTTGCGCAGACGTTACGTCGTTACACATCCCTGAACCACCTGGCCCAGGCAGCCCGCGCTGTCCTTCAGAACACATCACAGATCAACCAGATGCTCACAGATCTCAACAGGGTTGACTTTGCTAATGTACAG GAGCAGGCTAGCTGGGTGTGTCAATGTGATGACAGTGTGGTCCAGCAGCTGGAACAGGACTTCAAGAAGACATTACAGGCCCAGAACTCACTGGAACAGTGGGCCATCTGGCTGGAAAGTGTAGTCAACCAGGTCCTTAAACCTCATGAGGGCAGCCCCAACTTTCCCAAGGCTGCTAGACAGTTTCTGCTGAAATGGTCGTTCTATAG CTCAATGGTGATTCGAGACCTGACACTGCGCAGTGCGGCAAGTTTCGGCTCGTTCCACCTGATCCGCCTATTGTACGATGAGTACATGTTTTATCTGGTAGAACACAAAGTGGCCTCTGCTACTGGCGAGACGCCGATAGCTGTCATGGGAGAGGTAGGCATT tttgTGGATTTGAGTAGTGCAGTTGCCATGAGTCTGTCAGAGGCAGACACTGAAAAACTGATTGCCCCTCCCACAAACAAGTTCACAGCCACACCTACTTTCAAGGCCACGCCCACCCTCCTCCAAGCCCCCCTTGGCAAGACCATGGGGGGTGCAACTTCACTTATTGCCAGAACTACAGCAGAAAACATTGGAGCCAACTCCGGGGCCACTACACTCATGGTTCTCACAACCAGCAGTGTTTCTACAGCGAATCACAATGGAGGCTTGAATATAGCTATGGCAGGCGGAAACCCAGGAACTCTTTCGGTGAAAACGGCCACTTCGACTGGTGGTGTAGGAGGTGCAAAAACCATTGTTGTGATGCCGGTGTCAAACAGTTTTGCAAGTGGTGATGGTGCAACCGCAAAAAGATTTAAGATAGAATAA
- the LOC128213273 gene encoding DNA-binding protein RFX2-like isoform X3, translated as MDGMFDSDDEVPDLDLMATPTFVTDLQAMNPTVVQVHQVNQNSKSPVTSHSAQGQKTATIIQSTHGTQQQFIVTSSVAEALTEQNASNQENIINQAGQVYPAHVQYVDGNDPSIYASTNGQMVRWNNEGQYGTEYTGQTAVYNASTGTYYQTGAGQVATGISNMGMMQGHILTQQGGNTYLIQGGTMDGEGTPLTHTTRASPATDELYNRSQEQSALARYASSLEGKGSSVNLDVPSLKSGVQWLMDNYETADGVSLPRSTLYNHYLRHCQEQNLDPMNPASFGKLIRSVFLGLRTRRLGTRGNSKYHYYGIRIKANSPLNQFTDDQTMPMRQQPLYQGKKFRPKSEGGEGGYGGGETEHQPPTQQQQHQQFLGDASTAIPNFGEIEVTSLPMPEGITMDHLMIFQKMYREHAEAIVDVVVNLQFSLIEALWQGFWRNQSLDTGPDNDYERRLPRDKLYLMCKYEPIQNYVRKSDYMFYQALVEVLIPDVLRPIPSSLTQAIRNFAKSLENWLKSSMGNVPEEMVQTKLGAVSAFAQTLRRYTSLNHLAQAARAVLQNTSQINQMLTDLNRVDFANVQEQASWVCQCDDSVVQQLEQDFKKTLQAQNSLEQWAIWLESVVNQVLKPHEGSPNFPKAARQFLLKWSFYSSMVIRDLTLRSAASFGSFHLIRLLYDEYMFYLVEHKVASATGETPIAVMGEFVDLSSAVAMSLSEADTEKLIAPPTNKFTATPTFKATPTLLQAPLGKTMGGATSLIARTTAENIGANSGATTLMVLTTSSVSTANHNGGLNIAMAGGNPGTLSVKTATSTGGVGGAKTIVVMPVSNSFASGDGATAKRFKIE; from the exons ATGGATGGAATGT TTGACTCTGATGACGAGGTGCCTGACCTTGACTTGATGGCCACACCGACCTTTGTGACTGACCTACAAGCCATGAATCCTACTGTCGTACAAGTGCACCAGGTTAACCAG AACTCTAAGTCTCCCGTGACAAGCCATTCAGCCCAGGGCCAGAAGACAGCCACCATTATACAGTCCACACACGGAACTCAGCAGCAGTTCATCGTCACAT CTTCAGTGGCGGAGGCGCTGACTGAGCAGAATGCAAGCAACCAGGAGAACATTATCAACCAGGCCGGCCAGGTGTACCCCGCACATGTTCAGTACGTAGATGGAAATGATCCAAGTATCTACGCATCTACAAACGGTCAAAT GGTCCGCTGGAACAATGAAGG acaaTATGGTACGGAGTACACCGGGCAGACGGCCGTTTACAATGCCTCAACAGGAACTTACTATCAAACAGGAGCCGGACAG GTTGCCACGGGGATCTCTAACATGGGAATGATGCAGGGACACATCCTGACGCAACAGGGTGGCAACACGTACCTGATCCAGGGGGGCACGATGGACGGGGAGGGAACCCCCCTCACCCACACCACTCGTGCCTCACCCGCTACG GATGAGTTGTACAACAGAAGTCAAGAA CAGTCGGCTCTGGCGCGGTATGCCAGCAGCCTCGAGGGAAAAGGTAGCTCTGTAAACCTTGACGTTCCATCACTCAAGAGCGGG GTCCAATGGCTGATGGACAATTACGAGACAGCTGATGGAGTGAGCCTCCCCCGGAGCACACTATACAACCACTACCTGCGCCACTGCCAGGAACAAAACCTTGACCCAATGAACCCTGCGTCCTTCGGCAAGCTCATACGCTCTGTGTTTCTTGGCCTGAGGACAAGGCGTCTTGGCACTAG GGGAAATTCAAAATACCACTATTACGGAATTCGGATCAAAGCAAACTCACCACTCAACCAGTTTACAGATGATCAAACTATGCCAATGCGGCAGCAACCTCTTTATCAGGGTAAAAA GTTCAGGCCAAAGTCAGAGGGAGGGGAGGGAGGTTATGGGGGTGGGGAAACTGAGCACCAACCTCCCACACAGCAACAACAGCACCAACAGTTCCTGGGCGATGCCTCCACTGCCATACCAAACTTTGGGGAGATAGAAGTCACCTCGCTGCCTATGCCCGAGGGCATCACAATGGACCACCTCATGATATTCCAGAAAATGTACAGAGAACACGCTGAG GCCATAGTTGATGTTGTGGTCAATCTACAGTTCTCACTGATCGAGGCTCTGTGGCAGGGCTTCTGGCGTAACCAGTCACTTGACACTGGCCCAGATAACGACTACGAGCGCCGACTGCCACGTGACAAGCTCTACTTGATGTGTAAATACGAACCCATACAGAACTATGTGAGGAAGTCAGACTATATGTTCTATCAGGCCCTGGTGGAAGTCCTCATTCCAGATGTGCTAAGACCCATACCTA GTTCCCTAACACAGGCCATCCGAAACTTTGCTAAGAGCCTTGAAAACTGGCTCAAGAGTTCCATGGGAAATGTGCCGGAGGAAATGGTTCAAACTAAA CTTGGAGCAGTGAGTGCCTTTGCGCAGACGTTACGTCGTTACACATCCCTGAACCACCTGGCCCAGGCAGCCCGCGCTGTCCTTCAGAACACATCACAGATCAACCAGATGCTCACAGATCTCAACAGGGTTGACTTTGCTAATGTACAG GAGCAGGCTAGCTGGGTGTGTCAATGTGATGACAGTGTGGTCCAGCAGCTGGAACAGGACTTCAAGAAGACATTACAGGCCCAGAACTCACTGGAACAGTGGGCCATCTGGCTGGAAAGTGTAGTCAACCAGGTCCTTAAACCTCATGAGGGCAGCCCCAACTTTCCCAAGGCTGCTAGACAGTTTCTGCTGAAATGGTCGTTCTATAG CTCAATGGTGATTCGAGACCTGACACTGCGCAGTGCGGCAAGTTTCGGCTCGTTCCACCTGATCCGCCTATTGTACGATGAGTACATGTTTTATCTGGTAGAACACAAAGTGGCCTCTGCTACTGGCGAGACGCCGATAGCTGTCATGGGAGAG tttgTGGATTTGAGTAGTGCAGTTGCCATGAGTCTGTCAGAGGCAGACACTGAAAAACTGATTGCCCCTCCCACAAACAAGTTCACAGCCACACCTACTTTCAAGGCCACGCCCACCCTCCTCCAAGCCCCCCTTGGCAAGACCATGGGGGGTGCAACTTCACTTATTGCCAGAACTACAGCAGAAAACATTGGAGCCAACTCCGGGGCCACTACACTCATGGTTCTCACAACCAGCAGTGTTTCTACAGCGAATCACAATGGAGGCTTGAATATAGCTATGGCAGGCGGAAACCCAGGAACTCTTTCGGTGAAAACGGCCACTTCGACTGGTGGTGTAGGAGGTGCAAAAACCATTGTTGTGATGCCGGTGTCAAACAGTTTTGCAAGTGGTGATGGTGCAACCGCAAAAAGATTTAAGATAGAATAA
- the LOC128213273 gene encoding DNA-binding protein RFX2-like isoform X10, translated as MDGMFDSDDEVPDLDLMATPTFVTDLQAMNPTVVQVHQVNQNSKSPVTSHSAQGQKTATIIQSTHGTQQQFIVTSSVAEALTEQNASNQENIINQAGQVYPAHVQYVDGNDPSIYASTNGQMVRWNNEGQYGTEYTGQTAVYNASTGTYYQTGAGQVATGISNMGMMQGHILTQQGGNTYLIQGGTMDGEGTPLTHTTRASPATVQWLMDNYETADGVSLPRSTLYNHYLRHCQEQNLDPMNPASFGKLIRSVFLGLRTRRLGTRGNSKYHYYGIRIKANSPLNQFTDDQTMPMRQQPLYQGKKFRPKSEGGEGGYGGGETEHQPPTQQQQHQQFLGDASTAIPNFGEIEVTSLPMPEGITMDHLMIFQKMYREHAEAIVDVVVNLQFSLIEALWQGFWRNQSLDTGPDNDYERRLPRDKLYLMCKYEPIQNYVRKSDYMFYQALVEVLIPDVLRPIPSSLTQAIRNFAKSLENWLKSSMGNVPEEMVQTKLGAVSAFAQTLRRYTSLNHLAQAARAVLQNTSQINQMLTDLNRVDFANVQEQASWVCQCDDSVVQQLEQDFKKTLQAQNSLEQWAIWLESVVNQVLKPHEGSPNFPKAARQFLLKWSFYSSMVIRDLTLRSAASFGSFHLIRLLYDEYMFYLVEHKVASATGETPIAVMGEVGIFVDLSSAVAMSLSEADTEKLIAPPTNKFTATPTFKATPTLLQAPLGKTMGGATSLIARTTAENIGANSGATTLMVLTTSSVSTANHNGGLNIAMAGGNPGTLSVKTATSTGGVGGAKTIVVMPVSNSFASGDGATAKRFKIE; from the exons ATGGATGGAATGT TTGACTCTGATGACGAGGTGCCTGACCTTGACTTGATGGCCACACCGACCTTTGTGACTGACCTACAAGCCATGAATCCTACTGTCGTACAAGTGCACCAGGTTAACCAG AACTCTAAGTCTCCCGTGACAAGCCATTCAGCCCAGGGCCAGAAGACAGCCACCATTATACAGTCCACACACGGAACTCAGCAGCAGTTCATCGTCACAT CTTCAGTGGCGGAGGCGCTGACTGAGCAGAATGCAAGCAACCAGGAGAACATTATCAACCAGGCCGGCCAGGTGTACCCCGCACATGTTCAGTACGTAGATGGAAATGATCCAAGTATCTACGCATCTACAAACGGTCAAAT GGTCCGCTGGAACAATGAAGG acaaTATGGTACGGAGTACACCGGGCAGACGGCCGTTTACAATGCCTCAACAGGAACTTACTATCAAACAGGAGCCGGACAG GTTGCCACGGGGATCTCTAACATGGGAATGATGCAGGGACACATCCTGACGCAACAGGGTGGCAACACGTACCTGATCCAGGGGGGCACGATGGACGGGGAGGGAACCCCCCTCACCCACACCACTCGTGCCTCACCCGCTACG GTCCAATGGCTGATGGACAATTACGAGACAGCTGATGGAGTGAGCCTCCCCCGGAGCACACTATACAACCACTACCTGCGCCACTGCCAGGAACAAAACCTTGACCCAATGAACCCTGCGTCCTTCGGCAAGCTCATACGCTCTGTGTTTCTTGGCCTGAGGACAAGGCGTCTTGGCACTAG GGGAAATTCAAAATACCACTATTACGGAATTCGGATCAAAGCAAACTCACCACTCAACCAGTTTACAGATGATCAAACTATGCCAATGCGGCAGCAACCTCTTTATCAGGGTAAAAA GTTCAGGCCAAAGTCAGAGGGAGGGGAGGGAGGTTATGGGGGTGGGGAAACTGAGCACCAACCTCCCACACAGCAACAACAGCACCAACAGTTCCTGGGCGATGCCTCCACTGCCATACCAAACTTTGGGGAGATAGAAGTCACCTCGCTGCCTATGCCCGAGGGCATCACAATGGACCACCTCATGATATTCCAGAAAATGTACAGAGAACACGCTGAG GCCATAGTTGATGTTGTGGTCAATCTACAGTTCTCACTGATCGAGGCTCTGTGGCAGGGCTTCTGGCGTAACCAGTCACTTGACACTGGCCCAGATAACGACTACGAGCGCCGACTGCCACGTGACAAGCTCTACTTGATGTGTAAATACGAACCCATACAGAACTATGTGAGGAAGTCAGACTATATGTTCTATCAGGCCCTGGTGGAAGTCCTCATTCCAGATGTGCTAAGACCCATACCTA GTTCCCTAACACAGGCCATCCGAAACTTTGCTAAGAGCCTTGAAAACTGGCTCAAGAGTTCCATGGGAAATGTGCCGGAGGAAATGGTTCAAACTAAA CTTGGAGCAGTGAGTGCCTTTGCGCAGACGTTACGTCGTTACACATCCCTGAACCACCTGGCCCAGGCAGCCCGCGCTGTCCTTCAGAACACATCACAGATCAACCAGATGCTCACAGATCTCAACAGGGTTGACTTTGCTAATGTACAG GAGCAGGCTAGCTGGGTGTGTCAATGTGATGACAGTGTGGTCCAGCAGCTGGAACAGGACTTCAAGAAGACATTACAGGCCCAGAACTCACTGGAACAGTGGGCCATCTGGCTGGAAAGTGTAGTCAACCAGGTCCTTAAACCTCATGAGGGCAGCCCCAACTTTCCCAAGGCTGCTAGACAGTTTCTGCTGAAATGGTCGTTCTATAG CTCAATGGTGATTCGAGACCTGACACTGCGCAGTGCGGCAAGTTTCGGCTCGTTCCACCTGATCCGCCTATTGTACGATGAGTACATGTTTTATCTGGTAGAACACAAAGTGGCCTCTGCTACTGGCGAGACGCCGATAGCTGTCATGGGAGAGGTAGGCATT tttgTGGATTTGAGTAGTGCAGTTGCCATGAGTCTGTCAGAGGCAGACACTGAAAAACTGATTGCCCCTCCCACAAACAAGTTCACAGCCACACCTACTTTCAAGGCCACGCCCACCCTCCTCCAAGCCCCCCTTGGCAAGACCATGGGGGGTGCAACTTCACTTATTGCCAGAACTACAGCAGAAAACATTGGAGCCAACTCCGGGGCCACTACACTCATGGTTCTCACAACCAGCAGTGTTTCTACAGCGAATCACAATGGAGGCTTGAATATAGCTATGGCAGGCGGAAACCCAGGAACTCTTTCGGTGAAAACGGCCACTTCGACTGGTGGTGTAGGAGGTGCAAAAACCATTGTTGTGATGCCGGTGTCAAACAGTTTTGCAAGTGGTGATGGTGCAACCGCAAAAAGATTTAAGATAGAATAA
- the LOC128213273 gene encoding DNA-binding protein RFX2-like isoform X8, translated as MDGMFDSDDEVPDLDLMATPTFVTDLQAMNPTVVQVHQVNQNSKSPVTSHSAQGQKTATIIQSTHGTQQQFIVTSSVAEALTEQNASNQENIINQAGQVYPAHVQQYGTEYTGQTAVYNASTGTYYQTGAGQVATGISNMGMMQGHILTQQGGNTYLIQGGTMDGEGTPLTHTTRASPATDELYNRSQEQSALARYASSLEGKGSSVNLDVPSLKSGVQWLMDNYETADGVSLPRSTLYNHYLRHCQEQNLDPMNPASFGKLIRSVFLGLRTRRLGTRGNSKYHYYGIRIKANSPLNQFTDDQTMPMRQQPLYQGKKFRPKSEGGEGGYGGGETEHQPPTQQQQHQQFLGDASTAIPNFGEIEVTSLPMPEGITMDHLMIFQKMYREHAEAIVDVVVNLQFSLIEALWQGFWRNQSLDTGPDNDYERRLPRDKLYLMCKYEPIQNYVRKSDYMFYQALVEVLIPDVLRPIPSSLTQAIRNFAKSLENWLKSSMGNVPEEMVQTKLGAVSAFAQTLRRYTSLNHLAQAARAVLQNTSQINQMLTDLNRVDFANVQEQASWVCQCDDSVVQQLEQDFKKTLQAQNSLEQWAIWLESVVNQVLKPHEGSPNFPKAARQFLLKWSFYSSMVIRDLTLRSAASFGSFHLIRLLYDEYMFYLVEHKVASATGETPIAVMGEVGIFVDLSSAVAMSLSEADTEKLIAPPTNKFTATPTFKATPTLLQAPLGKTMGGATSLIARTTAENIGANSGATTLMVLTTSSVSTANHNGGLNIAMAGGNPGTLSVKTATSTGGVGGAKTIVVMPVSNSFASGDGATAKRFKIE; from the exons ATGGATGGAATGT TTGACTCTGATGACGAGGTGCCTGACCTTGACTTGATGGCCACACCGACCTTTGTGACTGACCTACAAGCCATGAATCCTACTGTCGTACAAGTGCACCAGGTTAACCAG AACTCTAAGTCTCCCGTGACAAGCCATTCAGCCCAGGGCCAGAAGACAGCCACCATTATACAGTCCACACACGGAACTCAGCAGCAGTTCATCGTCACAT CTTCAGTGGCGGAGGCGCTGACTGAGCAGAATGCAAGCAACCAGGAGAACATTATCAACCAGGCCGGCCAGGTGTACCCCGCACATGTTCA acaaTATGGTACGGAGTACACCGGGCAGACGGCCGTTTACAATGCCTCAACAGGAACTTACTATCAAACAGGAGCCGGACAG GTTGCCACGGGGATCTCTAACATGGGAATGATGCAGGGACACATCCTGACGCAACAGGGTGGCAACACGTACCTGATCCAGGGGGGCACGATGGACGGGGAGGGAACCCCCCTCACCCACACCACTCGTGCCTCACCCGCTACG GATGAGTTGTACAACAGAAGTCAAGAA CAGTCGGCTCTGGCGCGGTATGCCAGCAGCCTCGAGGGAAAAGGTAGCTCTGTAAACCTTGACGTTCCATCACTCAAGAGCGGG GTCCAATGGCTGATGGACAATTACGAGACAGCTGATGGAGTGAGCCTCCCCCGGAGCACACTATACAACCACTACCTGCGCCACTGCCAGGAACAAAACCTTGACCCAATGAACCCTGCGTCCTTCGGCAAGCTCATACGCTCTGTGTTTCTTGGCCTGAGGACAAGGCGTCTTGGCACTAG GGGAAATTCAAAATACCACTATTACGGAATTCGGATCAAAGCAAACTCACCACTCAACCAGTTTACAGATGATCAAACTATGCCAATGCGGCAGCAACCTCTTTATCAGGGTAAAAA GTTCAGGCCAAAGTCAGAGGGAGGGGAGGGAGGTTATGGGGGTGGGGAAACTGAGCACCAACCTCCCACACAGCAACAACAGCACCAACAGTTCCTGGGCGATGCCTCCACTGCCATACCAAACTTTGGGGAGATAGAAGTCACCTCGCTGCCTATGCCCGAGGGCATCACAATGGACCACCTCATGATATTCCAGAAAATGTACAGAGAACACGCTGAG GCCATAGTTGATGTTGTGGTCAATCTACAGTTCTCACTGATCGAGGCTCTGTGGCAGGGCTTCTGGCGTAACCAGTCACTTGACACTGGCCCAGATAACGACTACGAGCGCCGACTGCCACGTGACAAGCTCTACTTGATGTGTAAATACGAACCCATACAGAACTATGTGAGGAAGTCAGACTATATGTTCTATCAGGCCCTGGTGGAAGTCCTCATTCCAGATGTGCTAAGACCCATACCTA GTTCCCTAACACAGGCCATCCGAAACTTTGCTAAGAGCCTTGAAAACTGGCTCAAGAGTTCCATGGGAAATGTGCCGGAGGAAATGGTTCAAACTAAA CTTGGAGCAGTGAGTGCCTTTGCGCAGACGTTACGTCGTTACACATCCCTGAACCACCTGGCCCAGGCAGCCCGCGCTGTCCTTCAGAACACATCACAGATCAACCAGATGCTCACAGATCTCAACAGGGTTGACTTTGCTAATGTACAG GAGCAGGCTAGCTGGGTGTGTCAATGTGATGACAGTGTGGTCCAGCAGCTGGAACAGGACTTCAAGAAGACATTACAGGCCCAGAACTCACTGGAACAGTGGGCCATCTGGCTGGAAAGTGTAGTCAACCAGGTCCTTAAACCTCATGAGGGCAGCCCCAACTTTCCCAAGGCTGCTAGACAGTTTCTGCTGAAATGGTCGTTCTATAG CTCAATGGTGATTCGAGACCTGACACTGCGCAGTGCGGCAAGTTTCGGCTCGTTCCACCTGATCCGCCTATTGTACGATGAGTACATGTTTTATCTGGTAGAACACAAAGTGGCCTCTGCTACTGGCGAGACGCCGATAGCTGTCATGGGAGAGGTAGGCATT tttgTGGATTTGAGTAGTGCAGTTGCCATGAGTCTGTCAGAGGCAGACACTGAAAAACTGATTGCCCCTCCCACAAACAAGTTCACAGCCACACCTACTTTCAAGGCCACGCCCACCCTCCTCCAAGCCCCCCTTGGCAAGACCATGGGGGGTGCAACTTCACTTATTGCCAGAACTACAGCAGAAAACATTGGAGCCAACTCCGGGGCCACTACACTCATGGTTCTCACAACCAGCAGTGTTTCTACAGCGAATCACAATGGAGGCTTGAATATAGCTATGGCAGGCGGAAACCCAGGAACTCTTTCGGTGAAAACGGCCACTTCGACTGGTGGTGTAGGAGGTGCAAAAACCATTGTTGTGATGCCGGTGTCAAACAGTTTTGCAAGTGGTGATGGTGCAACCGCAAAAAGATTTAAGATAGAATAA